One Candidatus Polarisedimenticolia bacterium genomic window, CGATCGCATCGCCGCGGGCGATCTCGACGCCCGGGTCGCGCTGGTGATCAGCAACGAGCCGTCGGCGGCCGGTCTCCCGGCGGCGCGGGCCCGGGGCGTGCCGACCCTCGTCATCGATCACCGCAAAAGCGCGACGCGCGAGGAGCACGATCAGGAGATGGCCCGCGCCCTCGAGGCGACCGGTGCAAGGCTCATCTGCCTCGCGGGGTACATGCGGCTCCTGTCGGGGTGGTTCGTCGACCGGTTCAAGGGGCGAATCCTGAACATCCACCCGTCTCTCCTCCCGTCGTTCCCCGGCACTCAACCGCAGCGGCAGGCCCTCTCGGCCGGCGTCAAGGTCAGCGGCTGCACCGTCCACTTCGTGGACGAGCAGGTCGACAGCGGGCCCATCCTCCTGCAGGAGGCGGTGCAGGTGATGGACGACGATACGCCGGAGGCCCTGGAGGCCCGCATCCTCGAGGCGGAGCACCGGGTCTACAGCCGCGCCATCGCCCTGTTCTTTTCCGGCAGCCTGCGGATCGAGGGCCGGCGCGTCCTGGGGTCCGGCCCGACAGGCTCGTAGCCGGCGAACCGGCCCGCCGACTGTCCACTCCAGGAAGTGATCCCCCGCAAGGGGCCGACCGCGGACAGCGCCCGCATGCGGACACCGGGACGGGCCGTGCACCCTGTCGGCAGGCGGCACGACCCTTGCTATCGTTCGCAGCGATGCCCGACGACGCCATCCCCCTCGCCGATCCGATCCGTCCCGGCGCGCCAGCCGCGTCGTACCCCGCCGAGTCCCCCGGCGCGGGCGCCGCGCCGCGCCGCCCCAAAGGGGTCCGCGAGACGCCGATGGGGGCCTTGCGGCCACGGGAGAAGCTCCTGCGCTTCGGTCCTGGCGGACTGAACCAGTCGGAGCTCCTCGCCGTCCTCCTCGGCACGGGGACCAAAGGACGGAGCGTCGTGCGCATCGCCGAGGACCTGGTGAGCGCGCACGGCGGGCAGGGTCTTCTGGGCCTGTCGCTCAAGGACTGGTCCAAGGAGCGCGGCGTCGGCCGGGTGAAGGCGGCGCAGATGCTGGCCGCTTTCGAGCTGGGGCGCCGCCTTCTGGCCCCGCAGGGGGAGGAGCCGCGCGTCAGCTCCCCCGCCGAGGCGTACACCCTGGTGCGCGACCTCAAGAAGGCGCGCAAGGAGCACCTGGTCGCGCTCTACCTGGACGCGCAGAACCGGCTGATCTGCCGGGAGACCGTGTCGATCGGCAGCCTGAACACGACCCGCACCCACCCGCGCGAGGTGCTGCAGCCGGCGATCGTCAACTCGGCGCTGGCCTTCGTCCTGGTGCACAACCATCCCAGCGGCAGCCTCGACCCCAGCCGGGACGACGTGGAATTCACGCGCACCATGGCGCGCGCCGGCGACCTGATGGGGATCAGCCTGTACGACCACCTGATCGTGAGCCGGCGTGGATTCGTCAGCCTGAAGGAGCGCGGGCTGGTCTAGGAGCCTGCCCGAATACGCGGACAGGCTCCGACCGCGGCGGGCGCCGCGGCACGTGATCCTCCAGGGGTTGGTATAGACTTCGCGCCATGACGGCGGGCGCGTTCCCCCCGGTGGACGAGCAGATCACCTACCTGCGCAAGGGGGCGGTCGAGATCATCCGCGAGGAAGAGCTCCTCGCCAAGCTGGAACGCTCGCGCAAGACGGAAAGCCCGCTGACGATCAAGGTCGGCTTCGACCCGTCCGCCCCCGACCTACATCTCGGCCACACCGTCGTCCTCCGCAAGATGAAGCACTTCCAGGACATGGGGCACCGCGTCGTCTTCCTGATCGGCGATTTCACCGGGATGATCGGCGACCCGACCGGGCAGAGCAAGACGCGTCCGGTCCTGACGCGCGAGCAGGTGAAGCAGAACGCCGCCACCTACAAGAAGCAGGTCTTCAAGATCCTGCACCCGAAGAAGACGGTGGTCGACTTCAACAGCCGCTGGCTCGGCAAGCTGAACGCGGCCGGGTTCATCCACCTCGCCTCCAAGTACACCGTGGCGCGGCTCCTCGAGCGCGACGATTTTTCACGGCGCTACAAGGGGGGGCAGCCGATCGGCCTGCACGAGTTTCTCTACCCGATCGCCCAGGCGTACGACTCGGTCGCCCTGAAGGCGGACGTCGAGATGGGGGGCACCGACCAGACGTTCAACCTGCTCGTCGGGCGGGAGGTGATGCGCGAATTCGGGCTCGAGCCCCAGGTCGTCCTGACCATGCCGCTCCTCGAAGGCCTGGACGGCGTCGAGAAGATGAGCAAGTCGCTCGGCAACTACATCGGGATCAACGAGCCGCCGAGGGAGATCTACGGGAAGGCGATGTCGATTTCCGACACGCTGATGTGGCGTTACTGGGAGCTGTGCACCGACGCGACCGTCGGCGAGATCGCCGCGATGCGGCGGCGGGTCGAGGCGGGGGAGCTGCACCCGAAGCAGGCCAAGTCCGATCTGGCCCGCCGCCTGGTCGCCGACTATCACGGCGCGAAGGCGGCGGCGGAGGCGGCGGCCGAGTTCGAGAAGATCTTCGCCCGGAAGGAAACGCCCGAAGAGGTGCGCGAGGTCCGGCTGCCGTCGGCCCCGGATCCGGTCTGGGTGCCGAAGCTCCTGGTCGGGATCGGCCTCGCGAAATCGAACGGCGAGGCCCGCCGCCTCATCGAGCAGGGGGGGGTCTACCTCGACGGCGAGCGCCTCTCCGACACCAGCCGCGAAGTCCCCGCGGCTCCCGCCGCCACGTATCTCTTCAAGGTCGGGAAGCGCCATTTCGTCCGGGTCAGCTTCGGCTGAACTCAGGGAGCGGGAGGGGCCGCTTCCTTCAGCAGCTCCCGGATGCGGTCGTCCGGCAGGCCGGTGACGGCCCGCAGCCTGGAGATCGGCATGCCGGAGTGCCGTCGCACGAAGTCCTCGAGAGCCTGAAGCCCCGGCTCCGATTTCAGGTAGAACACCCGGTCGAGCAGGGTCTCGATCTCGTCCAGTTGTCCCTGCGGGTCCTTCTTTCCCGCCTTGAGCTCGAGGAGGACGGTGGTCGATCCCTGCCGGGCGAACGCGGCGAGGGTGCGGTCGTAGGCCGGGTTGGACAGGGACGGACCCGGGATGGCGCTGGCGCGCAGCCTCCTGGCCTCCTCCTCGTTGCGATAGACCGTCAGGCCGAGGCGGGAGCCCCCCTCGCGCGTGATGCGCTGCACGTAGACCGTCTCCAGGCTCTGGAACAGGACGGGAGAGCGCTCCCCCGGCTGGGCGATCCCTTCGAGGCGGGCGATGTTCGGCTCGGCGGCCCCCGTGGCCGCCTTCAGATCGATGCGCAGCCGCAGGGCCCGCCCCTCGAAGCGATCCCGGACGTCCTTGAAGATCTCGCGGTCGATCGCCCGGGCCACGCCGACCGGCGCGAAGAGCCCCGCGGCCAGAACCATCCCGGCGAGGGCGGCTCGGGGCGCGCCGTCAATTCGGGTCATCCGCATGGCCCCTTGAGGATACGCGACGCCCCGGGGCCGGGCGAACCCCCTCGGCCCAGGCGATGGCGAACCACAGCGCCGCGTCCGGTCGGTGCTTCCAGGCGTCGAAGGCTCGGAGGGCCGCGTCAAAGGTCGCCGCCGGCAGGAGCCCCCCGTCGATGATCGCCCGGCGCGCGCTGCGCACGACGCCCACGGCGTTCTCGACGTAGGCCTTGAAGTCCGGCGAGCCGGAGCAGGATCCGAAGAAGATCCAGGTGTTGCGTCGCGGCCGGGCACCCGCCTCGTACAGCAGGCTGACCAGCCGGCGTCCGACCGCGGGATCGTTGCCGAGCCGGTCGAAGCTCCTGATGTAGGCCTTCCAGAGGGGCGTGAACCCGGCAGGCTCCGGCCACAGGCGCAGGACGTCGTGGTCGTCATCCTCCAGGACGACGCGCCCCCCGGGCCGGACGGATCGGACCATCGCGCGGACGACCCGCAACGGATCGGGGACATGCTCGAGGAGGAAACGGGCATGGGCGACGTCGAACGATCCCCACTCGCCGCGCCGGAGGGGCAGGGCGAGCGCGTCCCCCCGGCGCCACGCGACCAGGTTGCTCTCGCCGGCCCGCCGGGCGGCGCGCCGGGCCCCCTCGATCTGCTCGCGGCTGCGCTCGATGCCGAGCACGCGGCCGCCGGTGCCGGCGGCGCGCGCCAGGTCGCGCGCGAACTGGCCAAGACCGCTGCCGACCTCGAGGATCCGCTCGCCCCCGCGCGGAGCGAGCTCGCGCAGCGACACCCGGTTGATCAGGGTGTTGAGGCGGGCCAGCCGCTTCTGCTCGCGCGGTTGCGTCCCGTGCAGGTAGCGCGAGCGGGTCGGAGCCATGCGGCGGATCCTCACATCGCGTCGGGCCGATCGCGCCCCGTCAGCGCCCCGGCGCCGCCTGCAGGTCGGAGGTGCAGAAGGCGCAGCGGGTGGCCTTGAACGGAATGCTCGAGAGGCAGCGCGGGCAATCGCGCGTCGTGGCGGCCGCGGCCGGCGCAGGCTTCTGGCTCTTCAGGCGGTTCACCTGCTTGACCAGGAGGAAGATCACGAACGCCACGATGATGAAATCGAAGATGTTGTTCAGGAACAGGCCGTAGTTGATCGTGGGGGCGCCGGCCGCCTTGGCCTCGGCAAGCGAGGCGTAGGGGTTGCCGGACAGGTTGACGAACAGGCTGGAGAAGTCGACCCGCCCCACGAGGAGCCCTATGGGCGGCATCAGCACGTCGTTGACGATGGACGTGATGATCTTCCCGAACGACGCCCCGACGATGATCCCGACCGCCATGTCGAGGACGTTCCCCTGCAACGCGAATTTCTTGAACTCCTGCAGCATGCGGCCCTCCTTCAGATGAACAGCGGAGCCAGGACGAGCGTGATCGTCGACAGGAGCTTGATCAGGACGTGCAGAGACGGCCCGGCCGTGTCCTTGAACGGATCGCCGACCGTGTCGCCGACGACGGCAGCCTTGTGGGGCTCGGAACGCTTGCCGACCACCACCCCGTCCACCTTGAACAGTCCCGATTCGATGTATTTCTTGGCGTTGTCCCAGGCGCCGCCGCCGTTGTTCATGACCGTCGCCATCAGGATCCCGGCGATCGTGCCGACCATCAGGACCGCGGCCACCGACTCGGCGCCGACGTGCCCGTAGGGGGAGAGGTACTTGAAGGAGAAGCCGACGGCGACCGGGGTGAGGACCGCCAGGAGCCCCGGCGCGACCATTGCCTTCAGGGCGCCCACGGTGACGATGTCGACGCAGCGGGCGTAGTCCGGCTTGGAGGTCCCCTTCATGATCCCGGGGTTCTCCCGGAACTGCCGGCGCACCTCGCCGATCACGACCTGCGCCGCCCGGCCGACCGCCTTGATCGCCATCGAGGAAAAGACGAAGACCAGCGTGGCGCCGAGCAGGCCGCCGACGAAGACCGGCACGCGGGTCAGGTCGACCCCGATCACCGATCCGGTGATCTTGGCGACCTCGTCCAGGTAGGCGCTGAACAGCAGGAAGGCGGCCAGGGCCGCCGAGCCGATGGCGTACCCCTTGGTCAGCGCCTTGGTGGTGTTGCCGACGGCGTCCAGCCGGTCGGTCTTCTGCCGGATCGCCTCCGGCTGCTTCGACATCTCGATGATGCCGCCGGCGTTGTCGGTGATCGGCCCGAACGTGTCCATCGCCAGGATGTAGGCGCACGGCGCCAGCATCCCCATGGTGGCGATCGCCGTGCCGTAGAGCCCCGAGCCCGGCATGCTGCCGAGCGCCATCTTGCCGCACCAGTAGGAGCCCATCAACGCCGCCGACACGGTGAGGACCGGAAGCCCGGTGCACTCGAACCCGACCGCCAGGCCGCTGATGATGTTGGTCGCCGGCCCGGTCCTCGAGGCCTCGGCGATGGAGCGCACCGGACGGTAGCGGTACTCGGTGTAGTACTGCGTGATCAGCACGAACGCGAAGGCGGTGACGATGCCGATGATCCCGGCCAGAAGCAGATACCCCTGGCGGACTTCGCCCGCATACCCCGTGACCGGCTTGAGGAGCATGTAGACGGCGGCGGCGAACCCGAGCATCGCCAGGATCGTCGTCACCAGGTAGCCGCGGTTGAGGGCGCGCATCGGGTCTTCGTCCTCCCGGCAGCGCACGGTGAACACGCCCACCGTCGTGGCGATCAACCCGAAGGCGCGGGCGAGGAGGGGGAAGAGGATGCCGCCCATCCCGAACACCGGATAGAGCGCGATCCCCAGGATCATGGCGCCGACGTTCTCCGCCGCGGTCGACTCGAACAGGTCGGCGCCGCGGCCGGCGCAGTCGCCGACGTTGTCGCCCACCAGGTCGGCGATGACCGCCGGGTTGCGCGGGTCGTCCTCCGGGATGCCGGCCTCGACCTTGCCGACGAGATCGGCCCCGACGTCGGCCGCCTTCGTGTAGATGCCGCCGCCGAGCTGCGCGAACAGGGCGACGAACGAGGCGCCGAAGCCGAACCCGACGATCTGCAGCGGCACGTGCCGGTAGTCCTGCATCCCGCCGAAGAGGTAGAACAGGCCGCCGACGCCCAGGAGGCTCATCGACACGACCGACAGGCCGCTCACGGCCCCCGCGCGCAGGGCGATCTGCAGCGCCTTGTTGAGGCTCGTCATGGCGGCCGCCGCGGTCCGGATGTTGGCCCGGATCGACACGTACATGCCGATGTAGCCGGCGATCGCCGAGCAGAGCGCTCCCGTGACGAACGACAGGGTGATCTTCCAGGCCACCCCGGAGCCCATCTCGGCGATGTTCTTCACCTCGCGGTTGGCGAAGTAGAAGCCGAAGATGAGCAGCGCCGCCACCACCGACAGCGCGGCGATCGTCCTGTACTGGCGGGACAGGAAGGCCTCGGCCCCCTCGCGGATGGCGTCCGAGATCTGGCGCATCGCGGCCGTGCCGTTGTCGGCCGCGAGGACGTGCTTCGCCAGGAAGGCTGCCACGACCAGGGACAGAACGCTGATTCCAAGAACCAGCGGCAGAACGGTACCGACGTCCATGAACACCCTCCTGTGTTCGATCGGGACGAGAGGCCCGCCGCGCTCGGCTGTCTGGGGGCGGCCCCTCCCTGAGTTGAGGGGCCCGGGGGCCCCCGAAGACGCGGGAGATTATCCTTCCTGCCCCTTTTGCGTCAAGCGGATGGAGCGGCGGATGGAGCGGGGCGACGCAGGGGCGGGGCGCCTTGTTGCGTCCGCCCCGAACTTGGACTACGCTTCGCCCCGCAATTCAGTCGCGCCACGCATTCTCACAACGCGAGATCGATGGCTCAACCGGCCGCAGCGGTCGAAGACAAGTCAACCGGCCTGATTCGCGGGCTGGGGCTGCTCGACTCGACGATGATCGTCGCCGGGTCGATGATCGGAAGCGGCATCTTCATCGTGTCGGCCGACATCGCGCGGCACGTCGGCTCGGCCGGCGGTCTCATCCTCACCTGGGTCATCACCGGGCTCCTGACGGTCACCGCCGCCCTGTCGTACGGCGAGCTGGCGGCGATGATGCCGTCGGCCGGCGGCCAGTATGTCTACCTGCGCGAGGCGTACTCGCCGCTCTGGGGCTTCCTGTACGGCTGGACCCTCTTCCTGGTCATCCAGAGCGGCACGATCGCGGCGGTGGGGGTCGGGTTCGCGCGCTACCTCGGCGTGCTGGTTCCGTGGATCTCGCCGACCGCGTGGATCGTCGAGCCGATCAACGTCTCGTCCAACTATGCCCTCAGCCTGTCGCGGCAACAGCTCGTGGCGATCGTGATGATCGCTTTCTTGACCTACCTCAACACCCGCGGCCTCAAGGTCGGCAAGCTGATCCAGAACGTCTTTACGTCCGCCAAGACCCTGTCGCTGCTGGCCCTCATCGTCCTGGGTGTGATCCTCTGCCGGAACGCCGAAGCCGTGGCGGCGAATTTCGCCGGGGCGTTCACCCCGCGCGATCCCCTGACCATCCGGCCCGATGTCTCCTTCATGCCGGCCGTCTCGGCCGCCAGCGGGCTGTTCGGCCTCGTCGTCGCCTTGTGCGTGGCCCAGGTGGGATCGCTCTTCTCGTCCGATGCCTGGAACAACATCACGTTCATCGCCGGCGAGGTGAGGGATCCGAGACGCAACGTGCCGCTGTCGCTGGCGCTCGGGACCGGGCTCGTGATGACTCTCTACGTCCTGGCCAGCCTCGCCTATCTCTGCGTCCTGCCCCTGGCCGGCATCCAGCACGCCCCCGACGACCGCGTCGCCACGGCCGCCCTGCAGGCGATTTTCGGCAACGTCGGTGCGGCGATCATGGCGGTGGCGATCGTCATCTCGACGTTCGGCTGCAACAACGGCCTGATCCTGGCCGGCGCCCGGGTGGTCTACGCCATGGCGCGCGACGGCCTGTTCTTCCGCTCGACCGGATCCCTCAACGAGCGCCACGTCCCCGGCATGGCCCTGGTGATTCAGGGGATCTGGACCGCCTTCCTCGTCCTGCCCCGGACGCGCCTGCGGGACGCCGCGGGGAGCCCGCTCCTCGATCCCGTGAGCGGCGCCGAGACGTACGGCAACCTCTACAGCAACCTGCTGGACTACGTCATCTTCGCGGCCGTGACGTTCTACGTCCTCACCATCGCCGGCATCTTCGTCCTGCGCCGCAAGCGGCCGGACGTCGAGCGCCCCTACCGCGCCGTCGGCTATCCGGTCGTGCCCCTCCTGTATGTCCTGGCCGCCACGATCATCCTGCTCGTCCTGATCACCTACAAGACGCAGACGACC contains:
- a CDS encoding amino acid permease codes for the protein MAQPAAAVEDKSTGLIRGLGLLDSTMIVAGSMIGSGIFIVSADIARHVGSAGGLILTWVITGLLTVTAALSYGELAAMMPSAGGQYVYLREAYSPLWGFLYGWTLFLVIQSGTIAAVGVGFARYLGVLVPWISPTAWIVEPINVSSNYALSLSRQQLVAIVMIAFLTYLNTRGLKVGKLIQNVFTSAKTLSLLALIVLGVILCRNAEAVAANFAGAFTPRDPLTIRPDVSFMPAVSAASGLFGLVVALCVAQVGSLFSSDAWNNITFIAGEVRDPRRNVPLSLALGTGLVMTLYVLASLAYLCVLPLAGIQHAPDDRVATAALQAIFGNVGAAIMAVAIVISTFGCNNGLILAGARVVYAMARDGLFFRSTGSLNERHVPGMALVIQGIWTAFLVLPRTRLRDAAGSPLLDPVSGAETYGNLYSNLLDYVIFAAVTFYVLTIAGIFVLRRKRPDVERPYRAVGYPVVPLLYVLAATIILLVLITYKTQTTWPGLVIMLTGVPVYFLWRRLGGATAAS
- the mscL gene encoding large conductance mechanosensitive channel protein MscL, with the translated sequence MLQEFKKFALQGNVLDMAVGIIVGASFGKIITSIVNDVLMPPIGLLVGRVDFSSLFVNLSGNPYASLAEAKAAGAPTINYGLFLNNIFDFIIVAFVIFLLVKQVNRLKSQKPAPAAAATTRDCPRCLSSIPFKATRCAFCTSDLQAAPGR
- the radC gene encoding DNA repair protein RadC; translation: MLSFAAMPDDAIPLADPIRPGAPAASYPAESPGAGAAPRRPKGVRETPMGALRPREKLLRFGPGGLNQSELLAVLLGTGTKGRSVVRIAEDLVSAHGGQGLLGLSLKDWSKERGVGRVKAAQMLAAFELGRRLLAPQGEEPRVSSPAEAYTLVRDLKKARKEHLVALYLDAQNRLICRETVSIGSLNTTRTHPREVLQPAIVNSALAFVLVHNHPSGSLDPSRDDVEFTRTMARAGDLMGISLYDHLIVSRRGFVSLKERGLV
- a CDS encoding methyltransferase domain-containing protein; its protein translation is MAPTRSRYLHGTQPREQKRLARLNTLINRVSLRELAPRGGERILEVGSGLGQFARDLARAAGTGGRVLGIERSREQIEGARRAARRAGESNLVAWRRGDALALPLRRGEWGSFDVAHARFLLEHVPDPLRVVRAMVRSVRPGGRVVLEDDDHDVLRLWPEPAGFTPLWKAYIRSFDRLGNDPAVGRRLVSLLYEAGARPRRNTWIFFGSCSGSPDFKAYVENAVGVVRSARRAIIDGGLLPAATFDAALRAFDAWKHRPDAALWFAIAWAEGVRPAPGRRVSSRGHADDPN
- the tyrS gene encoding tyrosine--tRNA ligase; translation: MTAGAFPPVDEQITYLRKGAVEIIREEELLAKLERSRKTESPLTIKVGFDPSAPDLHLGHTVVLRKMKHFQDMGHRVVFLIGDFTGMIGDPTGQSKTRPVLTREQVKQNAATYKKQVFKILHPKKTVVDFNSRWLGKLNAAGFIHLASKYTVARLLERDDFSRRYKGGQPIGLHEFLYPIAQAYDSVALKADVEMGGTDQTFNLLVGREVMREFGLEPQVVLTMPLLEGLDGVEKMSKSLGNYIGINEPPREIYGKAMSISDTLMWRYWELCTDATVGEIAAMRRRVEAGELHPKQAKSDLARRLVADYHGAKAAAEAAAEFEKIFARKETPEEVREVRLPSAPDPVWVPKLLVGIGLAKSNGEARRLIEQGGVYLDGERLSDTSREVPAAPAATYLFKVGKRHFVRVSFG
- a CDS encoding sodium-translocating pyrophosphatase → MDVGTVLPLVLGISVLSLVVAAFLAKHVLAADNGTAAMRQISDAIREGAEAFLSRQYRTIAALSVVAALLIFGFYFANREVKNIAEMGSGVAWKITLSFVTGALCSAIAGYIGMYVSIRANIRTAAAAMTSLNKALQIALRAGAVSGLSVVSMSLLGVGGLFYLFGGMQDYRHVPLQIVGFGFGASFVALFAQLGGGIYTKAADVGADLVGKVEAGIPEDDPRNPAVIADLVGDNVGDCAGRGADLFESTAAENVGAMILGIALYPVFGMGGILFPLLARAFGLIATTVGVFTVRCREDEDPMRALNRGYLVTTILAMLGFAAAVYMLLKPVTGYAGEVRQGYLLLAGIIGIVTAFAFVLITQYYTEYRYRPVRSIAEASRTGPATNIISGLAVGFECTGLPVLTVSAALMGSYWCGKMALGSMPGSGLYGTAIATMGMLAPCAYILAMDTFGPITDNAGGIIEMSKQPEAIRQKTDRLDAVGNTTKALTKGYAIGSAALAAFLLFSAYLDEVAKITGSVIGVDLTRVPVFVGGLLGATLVFVFSSMAIKAVGRAAQVVIGEVRRQFRENPGIMKGTSKPDYARCVDIVTVGALKAMVAPGLLAVLTPVAVGFSFKYLSPYGHVGAESVAAVLMVGTIAGILMATVMNNGGGAWDNAKKYIESGLFKVDGVVVGKRSEPHKAAVVGDTVGDPFKDTAGPSLHVLIKLLSTITLVLAPLFI
- the purN gene encoding phosphoribosylglycinamide formyltransferase, whose translation is MPRPAPSANTIGVLISGRGSNLLAILDRIAAGDLDARVALVISNEPSAAGLPAARARGVPTLVIDHRKSATREEHDQEMARALEATGARLICLAGYMRLLSGWFVDRFKGRILNIHPSLLPSFPGTQPQRQALSAGVKVSGCTVHFVDEQVDSGPILLQEAVQVMDDDTPEALEARILEAEHRVYSRAIALFFSGSLRIEGRRVLGSGPTGS